One part of the Saprospiraceae bacterium genome encodes these proteins:
- a CDS encoding TIGR02206 family membrane protein, translating into MQEHYVVPILSEFWIWGIVLSVLVFSTLLWFGQYAMRKGFEMNYRRALAGVFIIREIYLFAYTIQQGQFTIQDSLPFHLCNISYIFLIIFLLKPSAFLFEFLIMLSLAGAIQSLITPELTHGFSPYFLVDFYFSHAAIIFVPLYGYFVLKMVPRTGSWLRVFLFGNFILICVYFINLVLDSNYIYLMRAPIANNPMILRPYPMHLVGFQIFGLLHILLIYWLTRKFKYQKQTI; encoded by the coding sequence ATGCAAGAACATTATGTAGTTCCAATTTTATCTGAGTTCTGGATTTGGGGAATTGTCTTAAGCGTCCTTGTATTTAGTACCTTGTTATGGTTTGGACAATACGCCATGCGAAAAGGTTTTGAAATGAATTATCGACGTGCCCTCGCAGGTGTTTTTATCATTCGTGAAATCTATTTGTTTGCTTATACTATCCAACAAGGTCAGTTTACAATTCAAGATTCCTTACCGTTTCATTTATGTAATATTTCCTATATTTTTTTAATCATCTTTTTATTAAAACCCAGTGCCTTTTTATTTGAATTTCTGATTATGCTTAGTTTAGCTGGTGCTATTCAAAGTTTAATTACACCGGAATTGACCCATGGTTTTTCACCTTATTTTTTGGTTGATTTTTATTTCAGTCATGCTGCCATTATATTCGTACCCTTATATGGTTATTTTGTTTTAAAAATGGTTCCGAGAACTGGCTCCTGGTTACGCGTTTTTCTTTTTGGAAACTTCATTTTAATTTGTGTCTATTTCATTAATCTCGTTTTAGATTCAAATTATATCTATTTAATGCGCGCTCCTATTGCAAACAATCCTATGATCCTAAGGCCTTACCCTATGCATTTAGTAGGTTTTCAAATATTTGGATTACTTCATATTTTATTAATTTATTGGCTTACCCGTAAATTCAAATATCAAAAACAGACAATTTAA
- a CDS encoding tRNA-(ms[2]io[6]A)-hydroxylase, producing the protein MKLNLDIKFPSPEAWIKSVITSFDRFLQDHADCERKASAMALSFIAKYPNRIEIIPALIETALEELEHFQLVYKLMESRKIQLPSGMGEDPYIKALIKEAHSGVNERFLDRLLIASVAETRGAERFKLVSEHLDSGELKSFYKMLWTSEAKHGHLYVKMALHYFPETQVYPRLARWIDIESEIVRNLEIRPALH; encoded by the coding sequence TTGAAGCTCAATTTAGATATTAAATTTCCGAGTCCTGAAGCCTGGATTAAATCCGTTATTACTTCTTTTGATCGTTTTCTTCAGGATCACGCTGATTGCGAGCGCAAAGCATCCGCAATGGCCTTAAGCTTTATAGCTAAATATCCAAACCGAATTGAAATTATTCCAGCGCTAATTGAGACTGCACTTGAAGAATTAGAGCATTTTCAACTTGTCTACAAACTTATGGAGAGCAGAAAAATTCAACTTCCATCCGGTATGGGTGAGGATCCATATATAAAAGCTTTGATTAAGGAAGCCCATTCAGGGGTTAATGAACGATTTTTAGATCGTTTATTAATCGCCTCCGTTGCTGAAACCAGAGGTGCAGAACGATTTAAATTAGTGTCTGAACATTTGGACTCCGGTGAGCTCAAATCCTTTTACAAAATGCTTTGGACTTCAGAAGCTAAACACGGACACCTATATGTTAAAATGGCATTGCACTATTTTCCTGAAACCCAGGTGTATCCTCGATTAGCACGGTGGATTGACATAGAATCAGAAATTGTTCGCAATCTTGAAATCAGGCCAGCGCTTCATTAA